The following are encoded in a window of Aerococcus sanguinicola genomic DNA:
- a CDS encoding PTS sugar transporter subunit IIC, which yields MDIIVGTIWLLVVLAIFTLFNYKAPYGAKAMGALASAACASFLVEAFHDSFFGSVLGLEFLKEVGMANGALSGVAAAILVAIAIGVQPGYAVLMGLAASGTGILPGFLAGYLVSFLVKWMQKKIPGGLDLILIIIVSAPLTRALALFIAPLVDNSLLQIGEILIASSESSPVIMGIILGGVITVVATAPLSSMALTAMLGLTGTPMAIGAMAVFGSSFMNYMIFHHLKLGERKDTIAFAIEPLTQADVTSANPIPIYGINFMGGACSGILVALLQMVNETPGTATPIAGFAVMFAYNPAMKVLLVGLALIVINLIVGFLGAKVFRNYPVITKQELAERDY from the coding sequence ATGGATATAATTGTCGGTACCATTTGGTTGCTAGTTGTACTAGCTATCTTTACACTCTTTAACTATAAAGCCCCATATGGCGCCAAGGCCATGGGTGCCTTAGCATCGGCTGCTTGCGCCAGCTTCCTAGTTGAAGCCTTCCACGATTCCTTCTTCGGATCGGTGCTCGGCCTAGAATTTCTCAAAGAAGTGGGGATGGCCAATGGGGCGCTCAGTGGGGTGGCAGCCGCCATCTTAGTTGCCATTGCTATTGGCGTTCAACCTGGCTATGCGGTCCTCATGGGATTGGCAGCTTCGGGAACAGGAATCTTACCTGGTTTCTTGGCCGGTTATCTCGTGTCCTTCCTCGTTAAATGGATGCAGAAAAAGATTCCTGGTGGCTTGGACCTCATTCTTATTATCATTGTCAGCGCACCACTCACCCGAGCCTTGGCCCTCTTCATCGCACCGCTGGTAGATAATTCACTCCTCCAAATCGGTGAAATCCTTATTGCTTCTTCCGAATCAAGCCCTGTTATCATGGGGATCATCCTCGGCGGCGTTATCACCGTGGTGGCCACCGCGCCTTTGAGCTCTATGGCCCTAACCGCTATGCTCGGCCTAACTGGGACCCCAATGGCAATCGGCGCCATGGCTGTCTTCGGGTCTTCCTTCATGAACTACATGATCTTCCACCACTTAAAACTCGGTGAACGTAAAGATACTATCGCTTTTGCCATTGAACCTTTGACCCAGGCAGATGTGACCTCTGCTAACCCGATTCCAATCTACGGAATAAACTTTATGGGTGGGGCCTGCAGTGGGATTCTAGTGGCCCTCTTACAAATGGTCAACGAAACCCCAGGGACGGCCACTCCAATCGCTGGTTTTGCTGTTATGTTTGCCTACAACCCAGCCATGAAAGTGCTCTTAGTTGGTTTGGCCTTGATTGTGATTAACCTTATTGTTGGTTTCTTAGGAGCCAAGGTCTTCAGAAATTATCCAGTCATCACCAAGCAAGAATTAGCAGAACGTGACTATTAG
- a CDS encoding siderophore ABC transporter substrate-binding protein yields the protein MKEKALKVALVSLSMLALGACSQGESGQSSQSSQAESSQSATSQTEESTSAKTDAKAETVEIQDATGKVEVPKNPQKVVALDNRTFQSLEEWGIKPVAVPKDVMPGSSAFVKDDSVQNIGNHREPNLEIIAAEQPDLVIVGQRFADYYDDIKKLVPEATVINLDINVSEDSEHPGQDLVDGLKNSSLALGKIFDKEDEAKKDVEAFDASIKRAKEAYNGEDKVMSLVVSGGEIGFSAPHFGRVWGPLYDIFDWKPALEVANESSDHKGDDVSVEAIAESNPDWLMVLDRDAAISKPGEKSQPAKDVLENAKALANTTAVKDQKIVYAPEDTYTNESIQTFTEIFNRIADAMSK from the coding sequence ATGAAAGAAAAAGCATTAAAAGTTGCCCTTGTCTCCTTGTCTATGTTGGCACTCGGAGCCTGCAGCCAGGGAGAGTCTGGTCAATCTAGCCAGTCCAGCCAAGCGGAAAGCAGCCAAAGTGCGACTAGCCAGACGGAAGAAAGCACAAGTGCTAAAACGGATGCTAAGGCAGAAACCGTTGAAATCCAGGATGCTACAGGTAAGGTAGAAGTGCCTAAGAACCCACAAAAAGTGGTTGCCTTAGACAACCGGACCTTCCAAAGCTTAGAAGAATGGGGCATTAAACCTGTGGCCGTACCTAAAGATGTCATGCCTGGAAGCTCCGCCTTCGTTAAGGATGATTCCGTACAAAACATCGGCAACCACCGAGAACCTAACTTAGAAATCATTGCTGCTGAACAGCCCGACCTAGTGATTGTGGGCCAACGTTTTGCAGACTACTATGATGACATTAAGAAGTTAGTGCCAGAAGCCACGGTGATTAACCTAGACATTAATGTGAGCGAAGACAGCGAGCACCCTGGCCAAGACTTAGTGGATGGCCTGAAGAATTCGAGCCTGGCCTTGGGCAAGATCTTCGACAAAGAAGACGAAGCTAAGAAAGATGTCGAAGCATTTGACGCCTCTATTAAGCGGGCTAAAGAAGCCTATAATGGCGAAGATAAAGTGATGTCCCTAGTGGTATCAGGTGGCGAAATTGGTTTCTCAGCGCCACACTTTGGCCGGGTATGGGGCCCACTCTACGATATCTTCGACTGGAAACCAGCCCTCGAAGTGGCTAATGAGTCTTCTGACCACAAGGGGGACGATGTTTCCGTAGAAGCCATTGCCGAAAGCAACCCTGACTGGCTCATGGTTCTCGACCGCGATGCAGCCATTTCTAAGCCTGGTGAAAAATCTCAGCCAGCCAAAGATGTGCTCGAAAATGCCAAAGCCCTGGCTAATACGACAGCCGTTAAGGATCAAAAGATCGTCTACGCCCCAGAAGATACTTATACTAATGAATCTATCCAAACCTTCACTGAAATCTTCAACCGCATTGCCGATGCGATGAGTAAATAG
- a CDS encoding PTS sugar transporter subunit IIC, protein MDLIIGVALLILVLALFTLFTFKAPKGRETMGAFADASCATLLVEAFLNSFVGNIFDADFFSEVGMAAGSMGGAAAACMIPLALGASPVAAMLCGAATFGLGILPGLVAGYTCYWILQYIEKKLPAGLDLLVMIIVVAPLARFIAIASEPVVEAALLNIGKSIEASSNAAPAIMGIIVGGIMAVVSSSPISSMALSAMLGLTGLPMGVTTMAVFGSAFVNWMTYRELKLGGPRESLAVFLEAKTQVDLTSANPLPVYLADFIGGGLCGLVVALAGMVNEASSTATPFAGLAVMFAYNPAMKVVIMAVACAVIGLVTAFVSAKCFKNYPINRLDDIQEEADSKEAEGVSSEAYYAHQAS, encoded by the coding sequence ATGGATTTAATTATTGGAGTGGCTCTCCTGATCCTTGTCTTAGCCTTGTTTACGCTCTTTACCTTCAAAGCTCCTAAAGGTCGTGAAACCATGGGAGCGTTTGCGGATGCTTCGTGCGCAACCCTCTTGGTGGAAGCTTTCCTCAATTCCTTTGTGGGCAATATCTTCGATGCCGACTTCTTCAGTGAGGTCGGCATGGCGGCTGGTTCTATGGGTGGGGCCGCCGCAGCCTGCATGATTCCCCTTGCCTTAGGGGCTTCCCCAGTGGCCGCTATGCTCTGTGGGGCAGCTACTTTTGGCCTGGGAATTCTTCCCGGTCTGGTTGCCGGTTACACTTGCTACTGGATCCTTCAATATATTGAGAAGAAATTGCCTGCTGGACTGGACCTACTCGTGATGATTATTGTGGTAGCTCCTCTGGCACGTTTCATTGCGATCGCCAGCGAGCCAGTTGTTGAAGCTGCCCTCCTCAATATCGGTAAGAGTATTGAAGCTAGCTCCAATGCCGCGCCAGCTATCATGGGGATTATCGTTGGTGGGATCATGGCAGTGGTTTCTAGCTCGCCCATCTCATCTATGGCCCTATCTGCCATGCTCGGTCTGACTGGTCTACCAATGGGGGTAACGACCATGGCCGTCTTTGGCTCAGCCTTCGTTAACTGGATGACTTACCGCGAGTTGAAACTCGGGGGTCCACGTGAAAGCTTGGCTGTCTTCTTAGAAGCCAAGACCCAGGTTGACCTCACCTCAGCCAATCCGCTTCCAGTATATCTGGCTGACTTTATTGGGGGCGGCTTGTGCGGCCTTGTTGTAGCCCTTGCCGGTATGGTGAACGAAGCCTCTTCTACGGCTACACCATTCGCGGGCCTAGCCGTGATGTTCGCCTATAACCCCGCCATGAAGGTTGTCATTATGGCCGTTGCCTGTGCCGTTATTGGGTTAGTGACTGCCTTTGTTTCTGCCAAGTGCTTTAAGAATTATCCAATCAATCGTTTGGACGATATCCAAGAAGAAGCTGACTCTAAAGAAGCAGAGGGTGTCTCCTCAGAAGCCTACTATGCCCACCAAGCAAGCTAA
- a CDS encoding aspartate aminotransferase family protein, whose amino-acid sequence MMEEESRAQAFIEAGERISSAARINYVDLLVDHARGALVYDADGKAYIDLLASASTANVGHCHPKVVAAIQKQSERLLHYIPSYSYQSQLESLAERLVDLTPGDFEKKVSFSTSGSEANEAMIKFARAYTGRPYLISFTGAYHGSSYGAMTLSACSLNMRRKMGPLLPGIYHMPYPDPYRRQAGESDDQLAERYLDQIRLAFETYLAPEEVACVLIEPIQGDAGIVIPPQAFIQGLYELCQEYGILFAVDEINQGLGRTGKLWSIDHFGVVPDLMAIGKSLASGLPLSALVGRSDIMESLGSPGHAFTSAGNPICTAAALATLDVIEEEKLVQKTAPNGAYVQEAFQKLQAKYPHIIGDVRCLGLNAGIELVTDPETKERDSQAASKIMTYLFDHGVLMVTLMGNVLRFQPPLMISRDLLDQALERLDQAFAALDRGEIQVAEDVELGW is encoded by the coding sequence ATGATGGAAGAAGAAAGTCGGGCTCAGGCCTTTATCGAAGCGGGGGAGCGGATTAGTTCGGCTGCGCGGATTAATTATGTGGATTTATTGGTGGACCATGCCCGGGGTGCCTTGGTCTATGATGCGGATGGTAAGGCTTATATTGACCTCTTAGCTAGCGCTTCAACAGCCAATGTCGGCCACTGCCATCCTAAAGTTGTGGCTGCTATTCAAAAGCAATCCGAACGTTTGCTTCATTATATTCCCTCCTATTCCTACCAGAGTCAGTTGGAAAGCTTGGCTGAGCGCTTGGTTGATCTGACACCAGGAGACTTCGAGAAGAAGGTTTCCTTCTCCACCTCGGGTTCGGAGGCCAATGAAGCCATGATTAAATTTGCCCGGGCTTATACTGGGCGTCCCTACCTGATTAGCTTCACGGGAGCCTATCACGGGTCGAGCTACGGGGCCATGACCCTGTCTGCCTGCAGCCTCAACATGCGGCGGAAGATGGGGCCCTTGCTGCCTGGCATCTACCACATGCCTTACCCTGACCCCTATCGCCGGCAAGCGGGGGAGAGCGATGACCAGCTCGCTGAGCGTTACCTGGACCAGATCCGCCTGGCCTTCGAGACCTACCTGGCCCCTGAAGAGGTCGCTTGCGTCTTGATCGAACCCATTCAGGGCGATGCGGGGATCGTTATCCCACCCCAGGCCTTCATCCAAGGCCTCTACGAGCTCTGCCAGGAATACGGCATTCTCTTCGCTGTGGATGAAATCAACCAAGGCTTGGGTCGAACCGGCAAGTTGTGGAGCATTGACCACTTCGGGGTTGTTCCTGACCTGATGGCAATCGGCAAGTCCCTAGCTTCGGGACTGCCCCTGTCTGCCTTAGTGGGCCGGTCTGACATTATGGAGAGCCTGGGCTCACCCGGCCACGCCTTCACCTCGGCCGGCAACCCCATCTGCACTGCCGCTGCCCTAGCCACCCTAGACGTTATCGAAGAGGAAAAGCTGGTCCAAAAAACTGCACCAAACGGCGCCTATGTCCAGGAAGCCTTCCAAAAGCTCCAGGCCAAGTATCCCCATATCATCGGCGACGTGCGCTGCCTAGGCCTCAACGCGGGCATTGAACTCGTAACGGACCCTGAGACCAAGGAAAGAGACAGCCAAGCTGCCAGCAAGATCATGACCTATCTCTTCGACCACGGTGTTCTCATGGTCACACTCATGGGCAATGTTCTCCGCTTCCAGCCGCCCCTCATGATCAGCCGCGACCTCCTCGACCAGGCCCTTGAGCGATTAGACCAAGCCTTTGCTGCTCTGGACCGGGGCGAGATCCAGGTGGCGGAAGATGTGGAATTGGGCTGGTAG
- a CDS encoding helix-turn-helix transcriptional regulator, with amino-acid sequence MDKDRLKHYIALVHFLGEVLGDQFEVVLHIYDGKRMYIAEIVNGELSGRSKDSPITKFALELMEKEDYRQRDYLVNYKTRTKAGKILQGSTFFIKDDENQLQGMICVNMDYSKQFDLADHIIKTLKLPISIKTAQLAEKEEAFSSDFAEILSENVNDIITEIIGPDQIKSNLNLSPEAKLDIMRRLEAKGVFKIKEAVPQVAKALGVSVPSVYRYRRMIQKQS; translated from the coding sequence ATGGATAAAGATCGACTCAAGCATTATATAGCCCTGGTACATTTTTTGGGAGAGGTCCTTGGCGACCAATTCGAAGTCGTACTCCATATTTATGATGGTAAACGCATGTATATTGCAGAAATTGTCAACGGCGAATTGAGCGGACGCAGCAAAGACTCCCCCATCACCAAGTTCGCCCTCGAATTAATGGAAAAGGAAGACTACCGCCAGCGCGATTACCTGGTCAACTACAAGACTCGAACCAAGGCCGGAAAAATACTCCAAGGTTCAACCTTCTTCATCAAGGATGATGAGAACCAACTCCAAGGGATGATTTGTGTCAATATGGATTATTCCAAACAATTTGATCTGGCCGACCATATTATTAAGACACTCAAGCTCCCCATCTCCATTAAGACCGCCCAATTAGCTGAAAAAGAGGAAGCTTTTTCTAGCGACTTCGCGGAGATCCTGTCCGAAAATGTAAACGATATTATCACTGAAATTATCGGCCCTGATCAAATCAAATCCAATCTCAACCTAAGCCCAGAAGCCAAGCTCGACATCATGCGCCGCTTGGAAGCCAAGGGCGTCTTCAAGATCAAGGAAGCTGTGCCCCAAGTGGCCAAGGCTTTAGGTGTTTCAGTGCCTTCTGTCTACCGCTACCGGCGCATGATCCAGAAGCAATCCTAG
- a CDS encoding helix-turn-helix domain-containing protein translates to MIRLLGSKDRRQLTLIDIFKNEDDLYLTHGDLADRLSCTNATIKCDLKEIQNLFPDEIQVIQSGIWVHLDFKKMVASNFYFKKYSKEAVTYRLLFELMSNSYTSVEELSQKIYASRSSVYRAIKQINHFFEEAHLELELTTSPLSLEGKEFMVRLFYPFILMHYLPDTVWPFQSISQQEAFELYDTLSSTSPYLKSFSSNPLVYLQIGVNFERFANHFVLEKSEWPITTHELSVLMVNLDIFTEFQAKGKAYPLFELIPQITPGIISSGTLLNRTYLEDSLRISPRIKQCIEKFEADMYQLKRDYQLKSAQKEDIELISLTIYNLCIAMDKKVNVILNDPITHQSNLVYEVACINPNFVIDVQRMIKNFIESLHIMEEIPDQVLIGFTFYFIVIWPDTILELNKIIKIDLLLYTGNYQYDLEYKAILDPIVHNYVTVHVHNKALNWQEVLEDSPYKIIMTSFDIPSTPGRYIFNIKSMPDVNTFLWIYETVREINDSDTSNMSGMLFTQ, encoded by the coding sequence ATGATTAGATTGCTTGGAAGTAAGGACCGACGCCAGTTGACCTTAATTGATATCTTTAAGAATGAAGATGACTTATACCTCACTCATGGAGACCTTGCGGATCGATTATCATGTACTAATGCGACAATTAAATGTGATTTAAAGGAAATACAAAATTTGTTTCCGGATGAAATTCAGGTCATCCAATCAGGGATCTGGGTGCATCTCGACTTTAAAAAAATGGTTGCTAGCAATTTTTATTTTAAAAAATATAGCAAAGAAGCTGTGACTTACCGCTTACTCTTTGAACTGATGAGTAACTCTTATACTTCTGTTGAAGAGCTCAGCCAGAAAATTTATGCTAGCCGCAGTTCGGTTTACCGGGCCATCAAACAAATTAATCACTTTTTTGAAGAGGCTCATTTAGAACTTGAACTTACAACCTCTCCTCTAAGTTTAGAAGGGAAAGAATTTATGGTTCGCTTATTTTATCCCTTTATTTTGATGCATTACTTGCCGGATACGGTTTGGCCCTTCCAATCAATTAGCCAGCAAGAAGCTTTTGAATTGTATGATACCTTGTCTTCTACCTCTCCTTATCTAAAGAGCTTTAGCTCAAATCCGCTCGTTTATTTACAGATCGGTGTTAACTTTGAACGTTTTGCTAACCACTTTGTTTTAGAGAAGTCAGAGTGGCCTATTACGACCCATGAATTGTCTGTATTGATGGTAAATTTAGATATTTTTACAGAGTTTCAGGCAAAAGGCAAGGCTTATCCCTTATTCGAACTTATCCCACAGATTACTCCAGGGATTATTTCGTCAGGAACCCTCTTGAATCGAACTTATTTAGAAGATAGCTTAAGGATTTCGCCGCGTATCAAACAATGCATCGAAAAATTTGAAGCTGATATGTACCAACTCAAGCGGGATTATCAACTGAAGAGCGCCCAAAAAGAAGATATTGAGCTGATTTCACTAACAATCTACAATTTATGTATTGCTATGGATAAGAAAGTAAATGTGATTTTGAATGATCCCATCACCCACCAGAGTAACCTAGTCTATGAGGTGGCTTGTATTAATCCAAACTTTGTTATCGATGTCCAGAGAATGATCAAAAATTTTATCGAGTCGCTCCATATCATGGAAGAGATTCCTGACCAAGTCCTTATTGGTTTTACCTTTTACTTTATAGTTATTTGGCCAGATACGATCTTAGAACTGAATAAAATTATCAAGATTGACCTTCTTCTTTATACAGGCAATTACCAATACGACCTGGAATATAAGGCAATTTTGGATCCGATTGTTCACAACTATGTGACGGTCCATGTTCACAATAAGGCCCTTAATTGGCAAGAAGTTCTGGAAGATAGTCCGTACAAAATTATTATGACAAGCTTTGATATCCCAAGCACGCCTGGTCGCTATATATTTAATATCAAATCCATGCCTGATGTGAATACCTTCCTGTGGATCTATGAAACGGTTAGAGAGATCAATGATTCCGATACTTCTAATATGTCGGGCATGCTCTTTACGCAATAA